A window from Toxoplasma gondii ME49 chromosome IX, whole genome shotgun sequence encodes these proteins:
- a CDS encoding hypothetical protein (encoded by transcript TGME49_290240): MSLRQVQKLRETREGAAALRGDPPREQLLSTSTDSSDEETLRASFSLSRNRPKSAFLVAAGHSEGDSESEGEQAKSSEEAESGNRRDENGETAAGDGVGQTQTAESDEEVASGEVEETSLSGRKKATVSGKKKRKKKFSASSSRAPGAEAAPTDSQGVAKQDEGSQDFDVLRTFAAGEETPGESSDPHKPGGGSRYCLTMERSMFDIDVELKRIFGREVARNLAGNSRPNSRRGGAAGRRRCWLIADAEEGPGSHEYVRMIKEEDAGTGTVEFALQYTPYYEQLQDAFQAILHSHDHQNLQQFLVRHPRHVDALLQMSEVYRMRGQNETATELTKKALCVLQKSFHPAFSPFTYTAEGLPQVAVDTLNPFNKNIIKCIGLYGAALADQGCYRTALEVAKLLVAMDLPRDAFHTLLHIDYLALRSRQWQFLLHFSQSFVEQHLAYVIPLDLPSERDSQGREEAQQPRKDEDLKLVDLAFMLPNFAFSVALAIALHANQRVCSEDIKTVTADELLAVCMSPTERYTGYESRIHHLLLMRAVLLFPAFVRKLLQKIAVNGSQKVAGSPYPSVTWEDLLFSVPLWASSSFAHHRYSDILVLILNCYVQKAHDVWRADAVLRWLHGCTAHLRHLYNSSPQIKEFAKRWSRSSFLFDVSRYKDVRVSEFDRIPTLPAFLMDANLTVAAAGARHRNRRVQYVSMNSSPIIVFLETLLPWTELDQTGLRAEPRHVSVMARSLLSALCEVATVAWKAIQRFGLFIKVWLTNAGSRDTARAPARSDEPRVGDAPAVQN; encoded by the exons ATGTCTCTGCGGCAAGTCCAGAAActcagagagacgcgcgaaggCGCTGCTGCTCTGCGCGGGGATCCTCCACGGGAACAGCTCCTTTCAACCTCCACTGACTCCTCAGACGAAGAGACCCTGCGCGCCTCGTTCTCCCTGTCTCGAAACAGACCGAAGTCTGCGTTCCTTGTCGCTGCAGGacacagcgaaggagacagcgaaagcgaGGGCGAACAAGCAAAGAGCTCTGAGGAGGCAGAGTCAGGAAATCGACGAGACGAGAacggggagacagcagcaggAGACGGTGTAGGACAGACccagacagcagagagcgaTGAGGAGGTCGCGAGTGGCGAGGTGGAAGAGACGTCTCTgtcagggaggaagaaggcgactgtttctggaaaaaagaaacgcaaaaaGAAGTTTTCCGCATCTTCCTCACGAGCGCCAGGCGCCGAAGCCGCACCAACAGACTCTCAGGGTGTGGCGAAGCAGGATGAAGGGTCGCAGGACTTTGACGTCCTGCGGACCTTTGCAGCAGGGGAAGAGACGCCCGGAGAATCCTCAGACCCCCACAAACCGGGGGGTGGAAGCCGGTATTGCCTCACCATGGAGCGTTCCATGTTCGACATAGACGTGGAGTTGAAGCGAATTTTCGGTCGTGAAGTCGCTCGAAACCTCGCCGGCAACTCGAGACCCA ACTCTCGGCGTGGGGGCGCTGCGGGGCGTCGGCGGTGCTGGTTGATTGCggatgcagaggaaggaCCGGGAAGTCACGAGTACGTGAGGATGATcaaggaagaggacgcaggGACAGGCACCGTCGAATTCGCCCTTCAGTACACGCCGTATTACGAGCAGCTGCAAGACGCATTCCAAGCCATTTTGCACTCGCACGATCATCAGAATCTTCAGCAGTTTCTCGTGCGTCATCCGAGACACGTTGACGCCTTGCTGCAGATGTCTGAGGTCTACCGCATGCGAGGTCAAAATGAGACTGCGACGGAGCTGACAAAGAAGGCTCTCTGTGTACTTCAAAAGAGCTTCCATCCTGCGTTCTCGCCTTTCACCTACACCGCGGAAGGATTGCCCCAG gttGCCGTCGACACGCTGAATCCGTTCAACAAGAACATCATCAAGTGCATCGGTCTCTATGGCGCGGCGCTGGCTGATCAAGGGTGTTACAGAACTGCTCTTGAAGTGGCGAAACTCCTGGTGGCTATGGATCTCCCCAGGGACGCCTTCCACACTTTGCTGCACATTGACTACCTTGCTCTCCGTTCCCGGCAATGGCAGTTCCTCCTGCACTTTTCGCAGTCTTTCGTGGAGCAGCATCTGGCGTATGTGATTCCCCTCGACCTCCCCTCGGAGCGAGATTCTCAAGGTCGtgaggaggcgcagcagccTCGGAAGGACGAAGATTTAAAACTCGTAGACCTCGCGTTCATGCTACCGAATTTTGCATTCTCTGTGGCGCTTGCCATCGCCCTCCACGCCAACCAAC GAGTATGCTCGGAGGATATCAAGACGGTCACGGCGGATGAACTCCTTGCTGTATGCATGTCTCCCACGGAGAGATACACTGGATATGAGAGCCGAATACACCACCTCCTGTTGATGCGCgccgtcctcctcttccctgcCTTCGTCCGGAAGTTGCTGCAGAAGATTGCCGTCAACGGATCTCAGAAGGTAGCAG GCTCCCCGTACCCTTCTGTAACCTGGGAAgaccttctcttctctgttccgttGTGGGCCAGCTCCAGCTTCGCGCATCACAG GTACTCCGACATCCTGGTGCTCATCCTCAATTGCTACGTTCAAAAGGCTCACGACGTCTGGCGGGCGGATGCCGTGCTGCGTTGGCTACATGGCTGCACGGCGCATCTCCGGCATTTGTACAACTCCTCGCCAC AGATAAAGGAATTCGCAAAGCGAtggtctcgctcttccttcctcttcgatgTGAGCCGGTACAAGGACGTGCGGGTTTCGGAATTCGATCGGATCCCAACGCTTCCGGCGTTTTTAATGGACGCTAATCTGACTGTGGCTGCCGCGGGAGCAAGGCATCGAAACAGACGAGTGCAGTACGTCTCCATGAACTCTAGTCCTAtcatcgtcttcctcgaaACTCTTCTCCCGTGGACAGAGCTCGACCAGACGG